From the Paludibacterium paludis genome, one window contains:
- a CDS encoding MIP/aquaporin family protein → MNPLLAEFIGTALLVLLGNGVVANVILNKTKGQNSGLIVIAFGWAMAVFIGVFSVAAYSGAHLNPAVSVALAVAGKFEWARVPGYVAAQMLGGMAGAFIVWLIYRDHFASTDCGDTKLAVFCTGPAIRNIASNLASEIIATFVLVFGVLSMVAPKSSLGAMDALPVALLVLGLGVSLGGTTGYAMSPARDLAPRIMHAILPIPGKRDSDWGYAWVPVIGSLIGGVLAALVHGHLSL, encoded by the coding sequence ATGAATCCCCTGCTCGCTGAATTCATCGGCACCGCCCTGCTCGTGCTGCTCGGCAACGGCGTCGTCGCCAACGTCATCCTCAACAAGACCAAGGGCCAGAACTCCGGCCTGATCGTCATCGCCTTCGGCTGGGCCATGGCGGTGTTCATCGGTGTGTTCAGCGTCGCGGCCTATAGCGGCGCGCACCTGAATCCCGCCGTTTCGGTCGCGCTGGCGGTGGCCGGCAAGTTCGAATGGGCCCGCGTGCCCGGCTACGTCGCCGCCCAGATGCTGGGCGGCATGGCCGGCGCCTTCATTGTCTGGCTGATCTACCGCGACCACTTCGCGTCCACCGACTGCGGCGACACCAAGCTCGCGGTCTTCTGCACCGGACCGGCGATTCGCAACATCGCCAGCAACCTCGCCTCCGAAATCATCGCCACCTTCGTACTGGTGTTCGGCGTGCTGAGCATGGTGGCGCCCAAGTCCTCGCTGGGCGCGATGGATGCGCTGCCGGTGGCGTTGCTGGTACTGGGACTCGGCGTCTCGCTGGGCGGCACCACCGGCTACGCGATGAGCCCGGCGCGGGACCTGGCGCCCCGCATCATGCACGCCATTTTGCCGATTCCCGGCAAGCGCGACAGCGATTGGGGCTATGCCTGGGTGCCGGTGATCGGCTCCCTGATCGGCGGCGTGCTGGCCGCGCTGGTGCATGGGCATCTGTCGCTCTGA